Proteins found in one Pseudomonas sp. P8_241 genomic segment:
- a CDS encoding DUF6236 family protein — MGQAKQRQSTDPLWGKVRKEQMFRGLVMTCPMEISGSKLFVKQSWLHHEELRYGLLYWDKLVWPSSKVIYFANGVDEDYLASAGVLERPNYTVMGDGAQGILTGVLMAHQDLCKKQPRAWALLEGENSISYQRDVISQPQALSIELLRCIPIPQGDVPLPEILEFKEKRKDELLFLRVELERLESKAKLSNDPAEFIELSKGDIDKACRDLLKVSSEWQFPIVLADKSFEFSFDVERMVAASTLAGGAALKAGVDLILPGASKVIAATAGVVSQFKVSAKPKLVGLKRDLGPYAYAYRMHKELGSF, encoded by the coding sequence ATGGGCCAAGCCAAGCAAAGACAGTCGACCGACCCACTCTGGGGAAAAGTTCGAAAGGAGCAGATGTTTCGTGGACTAGTCATGACCTGTCCAATGGAGATTTCCGGCTCCAAGCTTTTCGTCAAGCAAAGCTGGCTTCACCATGAGGAGCTACGATATGGGCTGCTTTACTGGGACAAGTTGGTCTGGCCGTCGTCTAAAGTGATATATTTTGCAAACGGTGTGGACGAAGACTATCTGGCATCTGCCGGAGTACTGGAGCGTCCTAATTACACTGTGATGGGGGATGGCGCTCAGGGGATACTGACTGGTGTACTCATGGCGCACCAAGACTTATGCAAAAAACAGCCGCGAGCTTGGGCCTTGCTAGAAGGAGAGAACTCAATCTCTTATCAGCGTGACGTAATCTCGCAGCCGCAAGCACTCAGCATCGAGTTGCTGCGGTGTATCCCTATCCCTCAGGGTGACGTCCCTTTACCAGAGATTCTGGAGTTCAAGGAAAAACGTAAGGACGAACTGTTGTTCCTGCGGGTCGAGTTAGAAAGGTTGGAATCCAAGGCGAAGCTATCTAACGATCCTGCCGAATTTATCGAGCTTTCCAAAGGCGACATCGACAAGGCGTGCAGGGATTTGCTGAAGGTAAGCAGTGAATGGCAGTTCCCAATAGTCCTAGCGGATAAGAGTTTCGAGTTTTCGTTCGACGTAGAGAGGATGGTAGCTGCTTCTACTTTGGCTGGTGGTGCGGCCCTGAAGGCCGGGGTGGATTTAATCCTTCCGGGCGCTAGCAAGGTGATTGCTGCCACGGCTGGAGTTGTGAGCCAATTCAAAGTCTCTGCGAAGCCGAAGCTTGTCGGCCTCAAAAGGGACCTCGGCCCTTACGCATACGCCTATCGGATGCACAAAGAGTTGGGCAGTTTTTAG
- the araD1 gene encoding AraD1 family protein — MHLIQFENTDGERQVGLVAGAQILVVRDTRSTRELALAAIRGQRNLQEEVALRGTEPGPDYATLLQQRKVLPPLDHEDPAHCLISGTGLTHLGSAATRDKMHQHDGEVEAGMTDTMRMFKWGLEGGKPQAGQVGAQPEWFYKGDGSIVVRPGADFPVPPFAEDAGEEPELTGLYVIGDDGQPYRVGYALGNEFSDHVMERRNYLYLAHSKLRSCSYGPELRVGELPRHLVGTSRIKRNGKTIWEKEFLSGEDNMCHSLANLEFHHFKYAQFLRPGDVHVHYFGTATLSFADGVKTQPGDRFQISLDAFGAPLVNGIGESAQPLAIGQVRTL; from the coding sequence ATGCACCTGATTCAATTTGAAAACACTGACGGCGAGCGTCAGGTCGGGCTGGTCGCCGGGGCGCAGATTCTGGTGGTGCGCGACACACGCAGCACCCGAGAACTGGCGTTGGCGGCGATTCGCGGCCAACGCAATCTGCAGGAAGAAGTGGCCTTGCGCGGCACCGAACCCGGCCCGGATTACGCGACGCTGTTGCAGCAACGCAAGGTCCTGCCACCGCTGGATCACGAAGACCCGGCCCATTGCCTGATCAGCGGCACCGGCCTGACGCATCTGGGCAGCGCCGCCACCCGGGACAAAATGCACCAGCACGACGGCGAAGTCGAAGCCGGCATGACCGACACCATGCGCATGTTCAAGTGGGGCCTGGAGGGCGGCAAGCCACAAGCGGGGCAGGTCGGCGCGCAGCCGGAATGGTTTTACAAAGGCGATGGCAGCATTGTCGTGCGCCCCGGTGCGGACTTCCCCGTGCCGCCGTTTGCCGAGGACGCTGGTGAGGAGCCGGAGCTGACCGGCCTCTATGTGATTGGCGACGATGGCCAGCCGTATCGCGTCGGTTATGCGCTGGGTAACGAGTTCTCCGACCATGTGATGGAGCGGCGCAATTACCTGTACCTCGCCCATTCCAAGCTGCGCAGCTGTTCCTACGGTCCGGAGCTGCGTGTCGGCGAGTTACCCAGGCATCTGGTCGGCACCAGCCGGATCAAGCGCAACGGCAAAACGATCTGGGAGAAAGAGTTTCTCAGCGGCGAAGACAACATGTGCCACAGTCTGGCCAACCTCGAGTTTCACCACTTCAAATATGCGCAGTTTTTGCGCCCCGGCGATGTCCATGTGCATTACTTCGGCACCGCCACCCTGTCGTTTGCCGACGGGGTGAAAACCCAGCCGGGGGATCGCTTTCAGATCAGCCTCGACGCGTTCGGTGCGCCGCTGGTCAACGGCATCGGCGAGAGCGCTCAGCCGTTGGCCATCGGCCAGGTGCGCACACTCTGA
- a CDS encoding L-rhamnonate dehydratase, with amino-acid sequence MKIKAIRTRVFEWKGKVVPPQAHFCTNASDILFERGDAMGSFRFHGWLVVEVETDTGLVGIGNCALAPRVAKEIIDTYLAPIAIGEDPFDNEYIWQKMYRQSHAWGRKGIGMAAISAIDIAIWDIMGKAVNKPVFKLLGGRTKEKIWTYASKLYANDNLDLFLEEAQGYLSQGFTALKMRFGYGPKDGPAGMRRNIEQVRALRELAGPDVDIMLECYMGWTLEYARRMLPKLAEFEPRWLEEPVIADDIEGYIELKKMGIMPISGGEHEFTSYGFKDLLERRAVDVIQYDTNRVGGITAARKINAMAEAWSVPVIPHAGQMHNYHLTMSTTASPMAEFFPVFDVEVGNELFYYVFKGEPQPVNGYIQLDDNKPGLGLEISDEYLSDFNIIE; translated from the coding sequence ATGAAAATCAAAGCGATCCGTACCCGAGTTTTCGAGTGGAAAGGCAAAGTCGTCCCCCCTCAAGCGCACTTCTGCACCAACGCCAGCGACATCCTGTTCGAGCGCGGCGACGCCATGGGCTCGTTCCGTTTCCACGGCTGGCTGGTGGTGGAAGTCGAGACCGACACCGGTCTTGTCGGCATCGGTAACTGCGCCCTGGCGCCGCGTGTGGCCAAGGAAATCATCGACACCTATCTGGCGCCGATCGCAATTGGCGAAGATCCGTTCGACAACGAATACATCTGGCAGAAAATGTACCGCCAGAGCCATGCCTGGGGCCGCAAAGGCATCGGCATGGCCGCAATCTCGGCCATCGACATTGCCATCTGGGACATCATGGGCAAGGCGGTGAACAAACCGGTGTTCAAGCTGCTCGGCGGGCGCACCAAGGAAAAGATCTGGACCTACGCGTCCAAGCTCTACGCCAACGACAACCTCGACCTGTTCCTCGAAGAAGCCCAGGGCTACCTGAGCCAGGGTTTCACCGCGTTGAAAATGCGCTTCGGTTACGGCCCCAAAGACGGCCCGGCGGGCATGCGCCGCAACATCGAACAGGTGCGTGCCTTGCGTGAACTGGCCGGCCCGGACGTTGACATCATGCTCGAATGCTACATGGGCTGGACCCTGGAATATGCCCGCCGCATGCTGCCGAAACTGGCCGAATTCGAACCGCGCTGGCTCGAAGAACCGGTGATCGCCGACGACATCGAAGGCTACATCGAACTGAAGAAAATGGGGATCATGCCGATCTCCGGCGGCGAGCACGAATTCACCTCCTACGGCTTCAAGGACCTGCTGGAACGCCGCGCCGTCGACGTCATCCAGTACGACACCAACCGCGTCGGCGGCATCACCGCTGCGCGCAAGATCAACGCCATGGCGGAGGCCTGGTCGGTGCCAGTCATTCCCCACGCCGGGCAGATGCACAACTACCACCTGACCATGTCCACCACCGCTTCGCCGATGGCCGAGTTCTTTCCGGTATTCGACGTCGAGGTCGGCAACGAACTCTTCTACTACGTGTTCAAGGGCGAGCCGCAACCGGTCAACGGCTACATCCAGCTCGATGACAACAAACCGGGCCTTGGCCTGGAAATCTCCGATGAATACCTGAGCGATTTCAACATCATCGAATGA
- a CDS encoding tripartite tricarboxylate transporter substrate binding protein gives MRNAFVRSTSRLFLGCTLVAAGALPALAHAWQPDKNVEIVVAGGPGGGTDQLGRLIQSIITTHKLLDVNTIVLNKGGGNGAEAFLDMKMNKGDAEKLVIGTNNIYLLPLVSKLGYQWQELTPIAAVAEDDFILWSYKGAPWKDAKSFYEAVKADPSNLRMGGSQSKDVDQTLTLLLNQTNNAKLVYIPFKSGSEAATQLAGKHIAANVNNPSESISQWRGDQIEPLCVFSKERMSYTEKVAGDKSWADVPTCHEQGLGIDQYRFPRTVFMPGDISAEQRAFYVELMRKVTETPEFKAYVKQNALVPTFLEGEPLTAYIEKDTARVTPVFKEAGWLKN, from the coding sequence ATGCGAAATGCATTCGTCCGTAGCACATCCCGTCTGTTTCTTGGTTGCACACTGGTCGCCGCCGGCGCCCTTCCTGCTCTGGCTCACGCCTGGCAACCGGACAAGAACGTCGAAATCGTTGTCGCCGGTGGCCCAGGTGGCGGCACAGACCAGCTCGGTCGGCTGATCCAGTCGATCATCACCACGCACAAGCTGCTCGACGTCAATACCATCGTCCTCAACAAGGGTGGCGGCAATGGCGCCGAAGCCTTCCTCGACATGAAAATGAACAAGGGCGACGCGGAAAAACTGGTGATCGGCACCAACAACATCTACCTGTTGCCGCTGGTCTCCAAGCTCGGTTACCAATGGCAGGAACTGACGCCGATTGCCGCCGTGGCCGAGGACGACTTCATCCTCTGGAGCTATAAAGGCGCGCCGTGGAAGGATGCAAAAAGTTTCTACGAAGCGGTCAAGGCCGATCCCTCCAACCTGCGCATGGGCGGCAGCCAGTCCAAGGACGTCGACCAGACCCTGACCCTGCTGCTCAACCAGACCAACAACGCCAAACTGGTGTACATCCCATTCAAGAGCGGTAGCGAAGCCGCAACGCAACTGGCCGGCAAACACATCGCCGCCAACGTCAACAACCCCAGCGAAAGCATCAGTCAATGGCGCGGAGACCAGATCGAGCCGCTCTGTGTGTTCAGTAAAGAACGCATGAGCTACACCGAAAAAGTCGCCGGCGACAAATCCTGGGCCGATGTACCGACCTGCCATGAACAAGGCCTGGGCATCGACCAATATCGCTTCCCGCGCACCGTGTTCATGCCCGGCGACATCAGCGCCGAACAACGGGCGTTTTATGTCGAGTTGATGCGCAAAGTCACCGAAACGCCTGAGTTCAAGGCCTACGTGAAACAGAACGCACTGGTGCCGACCTTCCTTGAAGGCGAACCACTGACCGCCTACATCGAAAAAGACACCGCCCGCGTCACCCCGGTGTTCAAAGAAGCCGGCTGGCTGAAAAACTAA
- a CDS encoding tyrosine-type recombinase/integrase: protein MNIVEAVKTAGEAETISRKLSLNAKGNPLYADIWRFGVNTALRISDLLSLTFDDVKGDNLTIKESKTGKTRSIELNSAAKAIIGRRRTAHPTHTFLFEVDSNRAKGKAVSRVAVAAAFKAVGDEMSLQLGTHSMRKTRGWLMYNGGVSIEMICKTLNHSSPAVTMAYIGITRAEVAAMYHEFVF, encoded by the coding sequence ATGAACATCGTAGAAGCAGTAAAAACAGCAGGCGAAGCAGAGACAATCTCCCGCAAGCTTTCGCTTAACGCCAAGGGTAATCCTCTGTATGCGGACATCTGGCGTTTCGGCGTCAACACTGCACTCCGTATCAGTGACTTGCTCAGCCTGACCTTCGACGATGTGAAAGGCGACAACCTGACAATCAAGGAGAGCAAGACTGGCAAAACCCGCAGCATTGAACTGAACAGCGCCGCCAAGGCCATCATAGGGCGCCGCAGGACTGCACACCCAACGCATACGTTTCTGTTTGAGGTGGATAGCAATCGGGCCAAGGGAAAGGCTGTCAGCCGTGTTGCAGTGGCAGCCGCATTCAAGGCTGTAGGTGATGAGATGAGCCTTCAACTAGGTACGCACTCAATGCGCAAGACCCGTGGCTGGCTGATGTACAACGGTGGGGTGTCCATCGAGATGATATGCAAAACGCTGAACCACAGCAGTCCAGCGGTGACAATGGCGTACATCGGCATCACCCGGGCAGAAGTGGCCGCTATGTACCATGAGTTTGTATTCTAG
- a CDS encoding amidohydrolase family protein has translation MTELLLKKAWNGPIIDAHHHFWDPTVNDHPWLAPEANIPFRYGDYTAIKRRYFPEDYFADAGPHNIVQTVYVETEWNPEDPIGETRFIEQLAARYGVPNAVVAQAWLDHPDAIDVLTEQARFKHVRSVRHKPGGPAAASQVGHMRSLMSDEHWRRSYAALEGLGLHFDLQTPWWNLHEAERLARDFPGITLILNHAGLPNDRSAEGLAAWRLAMARLAQWPNVVVKISGLGQGGQRWRAKDNAWIVREVIAMFGSHRAMFASNFPVDSLCGSFDDIYSGFKSIVADLPWADQERLFYSNAQRVYRCEPCAIDRAQPEPLRSEA, from the coding sequence ATGACTGAGCTCTTACTGAAAAAAGCCTGGAACGGCCCGATCATCGACGCCCATCATCACTTCTGGGACCCCACCGTCAACGACCATCCGTGGCTCGCGCCCGAGGCCAACATCCCGTTTCGCTACGGCGATTACACCGCGATCAAACGCCGATATTTTCCCGAGGATTATTTCGCCGATGCAGGTCCGCACAACATCGTGCAAACGGTGTACGTCGAGACCGAATGGAACCCTGAAGACCCGATTGGCGAAACCCGTTTCATCGAGCAACTCGCCGCTCGCTACGGCGTGCCGAATGCGGTCGTCGCGCAAGCCTGGCTCGATCATCCGGACGCCATCGATGTGCTCACCGAGCAGGCGCGCTTCAAGCATGTGCGCAGCGTGCGTCACAAACCGGGCGGGCCGGCCGCGGCGTCGCAAGTGGGTCACATGCGCAGTCTGATGAGCGACGAGCACTGGCGCCGCAGCTACGCCGCACTGGAAGGCCTGGGCCTGCACTTCGATTTGCAGACGCCTTGGTGGAACCTGCACGAGGCCGAACGCCTGGCCCGGGATTTCCCTGGCATCACGCTGATTCTCAACCACGCCGGGTTGCCCAATGACCGCAGCGCCGAAGGCCTGGCCGCCTGGCGCCTGGCAATGGCGCGGCTGGCCCAGTGGCCGAACGTCGTGGTGAAAATTTCTGGCCTGGGGCAGGGCGGCCAGCGGTGGCGCGCCAAGGACAATGCCTGGATCGTGCGCGAAGTCATCGCCATGTTCGGCAGCCACCGGGCGATGTTCGCCAGCAACTTTCCGGTCGACAGCCTGTGCGGCTCGTTCGACGACATCTACAGCGGTTTCAAATCCATCGTCGCCGATCTGCCCTGGGCTGATCAGGAGCGACTGTTCTACAGCAACGCGCAGCGTGTTTATCGCTGCGAGCCTTGCGCCATTGACCGGGCGCAGCCTGAACCCTTGAGGAGTGAAGCATGA
- a CDS encoding aldehyde dehydrogenase (NADP(+)), translated as MTTLLGHNYIGGRRSGNGTTQLQSLDATTGEPLPGFFFQASEAEVNAAADAASAAYPIYRNLSAEKRATFLDAIADEIDALGDDFVATVCRETALPAGRIQGERGRTSGQLRLFAKVLRRGDFYGARIDRALPDRQPLPRPDLRQYRIALGPVAVFGASNFPLAFSTAGGDTASALAAGCPVVFKAHSGHMATAEWVADAIIRAAERTQMPAGVFNMIYGGGVGEWLVKHPAIQAVGFTGSLKGGNALSHMAANRPQPIPVFAEMSSINPVFLLPDALARRGEQIAAQLAGSVTMGCGQFCTNPGLVIGLRSAQFSTFLETFCASMNQQPPQTMLNAGTLASYNRGLGALHEHPGLTHLAGKPQHGNLAQPQVFKADVSLLLKGDELLQEEVFGPTTLVIEVEGRAQLAAALRGLRGQLTATLIGEADELLEYRWLAELLQEKVGRILLNGYPTGVEVCEAMVHGGPYPATSDSRGTSVGTLAIDRFLRPVCFQNYPDALLPEALQDSNPLGIRRLVDGEVTHSAL; from the coding sequence ATGACCACGTTACTCGGACACAACTACATCGGCGGTCGCCGCAGTGGCAATGGTACGACGCAATTGCAAAGCCTCGATGCAACGACTGGCGAACCGCTCCCCGGATTCTTCTTTCAGGCATCCGAAGCCGAGGTGAATGCCGCTGCCGACGCCGCCTCGGCGGCGTATCCGATCTACCGCAACCTCAGCGCGGAAAAACGGGCCACCTTCCTTGATGCCATTGCCGATGAAATCGATGCGCTGGGCGATGACTTTGTCGCCACCGTGTGCCGTGAAACGGCGCTGCCGGCCGGACGAATTCAGGGCGAGCGGGGGCGCACCAGCGGCCAGTTGCGTTTGTTCGCCAAGGTGTTGCGGCGCGGGGATTTCTACGGGGCTCGCATCGATCGGGCATTGCCCGATCGCCAGCCGTTGCCGCGTCCGGATCTGCGCCAATACCGCATCGCGCTTGGGCCGGTGGCGGTGTTCGGTGCAAGCAACTTTCCGCTGGCATTCTCCACCGCCGGTGGCGATACCGCTTCGGCACTGGCTGCCGGTTGCCCGGTGGTGTTCAAGGCTCACAGCGGGCATATGGCGACGGCCGAGTGGGTGGCAGACGCAATCATTCGCGCCGCCGAGCGCACGCAAATGCCGGCAGGCGTGTTCAACATGATCTACGGAGGAGGTGTCGGCGAGTGGCTGGTCAAGCACCCGGCGATTCAGGCCGTGGGCTTCACCGGTTCGCTCAAGGGCGGCAATGCTCTGAGCCACATGGCCGCGAACCGACCGCAGCCGATCCCGGTGTTTGCCGAGATGTCGAGTATCAACCCGGTGTTCCTATTGCCCGATGCGTTGGCCCGGCGCGGTGAACAGATCGCGGCACAACTGGCCGGTTCGGTGACGATGGGGTGCGGTCAGTTCTGCACCAACCCCGGCCTGGTGATTGGTTTGCGTTCGGCGCAATTCAGCACCTTCCTGGAAACGTTTTGCGCGAGCATGAACCAGCAACCGCCACAAACCATGCTCAACGCTGGAACACTGGCCAGCTACAACCGAGGCCTGGGGGCGCTGCACGAACATCCTGGGCTGACCCATTTGGCAGGTAAGCCACAACACGGAAATCTGGCGCAGCCGCAGGTGTTCAAGGCCGATGTCAGCCTGTTGCTCAAGGGCGATGAATTGTTGCAGGAAGAGGTGTTCGGGCCGACCACCCTCGTCATCGAAGTCGAGGGTCGGGCGCAACTTGCGGCGGCGTTGCGGGGATTGCGCGGGCAATTGACGGCAACGCTGATCGGCGAGGCCGATGAGTTACTGGAGTACCGCTGGCTGGCTGAATTGCTGCAGGAAAAGGTCGGGCGAATTCTGCTCAACGGTTATCCGACCGGGGTCGAAGTCTGCGAGGCCATGGTGCATGGCGGACCGTATCCGGCGACCTCGGATTCGCGTGGCACGTCGGTTGGCACGCTGGCGATTGATCGTTTCCTGCGGCCGGTGTGTTTTCAGAATTATCCAGATGCGTTGTTGCCCGAGGCGTTACAGGACAGCAATCCGCTGGGGATTCGGCGGTTGGTGGATGGGGAGGTCACTCATTCAGCTTTGTAG
- a CDS encoding 4-hydroxythreonine-4-phosphate dehydrogenase PdxA — translation MKKSTIAMVLGDPAGIGPELIARLLGESDVRRKANVILIADEAEMRRGMRIAGLEFPYRRVESLEQISFVDDTPLLYDFRGDTVGEFPRSEASVVGGRYSLDTLEVALRLTEAGTTDAVLFGPLNKTSLHMAGMAHSDELHWFAELLDFHGPFCEFNVLDNLWTSRVTSHVALKDVPGLLSEKRVIEAIQLIDTALKRNGLEKPRIGVCGLNPHNGDNGSFGREELDIIGPAVRSAQTLGIEAQGPYPADTIFLKVQGDASAFDAVVTMYHDQGQIAIKLMGFSRGVTVQGGLPIPITTPAHGTAFDIAGQGKANVGAIRQAFEIACRMGGNRY, via the coding sequence ATGAAAAAATCCACCATCGCGATGGTCCTGGGTGACCCTGCGGGCATCGGTCCGGAATTGATCGCACGCCTGCTCGGCGAGTCCGACGTGCGCCGCAAGGCCAACGTGATCCTGATCGCCGACGAAGCGGAAATGCGTCGCGGCATGCGCATCGCCGGGCTGGAGTTTCCATATCGACGCGTGGAGTCGCTGGAGCAAATTTCCTTTGTTGATGACACGCCACTGCTCTACGACTTTCGCGGCGACACGGTCGGTGAGTTCCCGCGCAGTGAAGCCAGCGTGGTTGGCGGTCGCTATAGCCTCGATACCCTGGAAGTCGCCCTGCGCCTGACCGAGGCCGGCACGACCGACGCGGTGCTGTTCGGGCCGTTGAACAAGACTTCGCTGCACATGGCCGGCATGGCGCACAGCGATGAGTTGCACTGGTTTGCCGAGCTGCTGGATTTCCACGGGCCGTTCTGTGAATTCAATGTGCTCGACAATCTGTGGACTTCACGGGTGACGTCCCATGTGGCCTTGAAGGATGTGCCGGGGTTGCTCAGCGAAAAGCGGGTGATCGAAGCGATCCAGTTGATCGACACCGCGCTCAAGCGCAACGGACTGGAAAAACCGCGCATCGGCGTGTGTGGGTTGAACCCGCATAACGGCGATAACGGCTCGTTCGGCCGCGAAGAACTGGACATCATCGGCCCGGCCGTGCGCTCGGCACAGACGTTGGGGATTGAGGCGCAAGGGCCGTATCCGGCGGATACGATTTTCCTCAAGGTCCAGGGCGATGCCAGCGCCTTCGACGCGGTCGTCACGATGTATCACGACCAGGGCCAGATCGCGATCAAGCTGATGGGTTTCTCTCGCGGCGTGACGGTGCAGGGCGGTTTGCCGATCCCGATCACCACTCCGGCCCACGGCACGGCGTTTGATATCGCGGGGCAGGGCAAGGCGAATGTTGGTGCGATTCGCCAGGCGTTCGAGATTGCTTGCCGGATGGGTGGCAACCGCTACTGA
- a CDS encoding MFS transporter has product MARSSASLSLPDASVQTQAAAPAQASAKASGVRWKIFAIIFALTMVNLIDRVSLSIAMPTIAHEFSLSPSLQGLILSSFFWAYALLQIPGGWLIDRFGPHRVISWSTGLWGTFQVLAAFATGGLSLLFARVALGAAEAPLFPSGGKLISLWLAPSERSRGAVLMDSGSPLGVALGGLIIAYLIASLDSWRLAFVIAGIATLVLAWVARRYLRDDPACHPQVNEAELEKINVGRATPAAEAARVPVKGLGIAARSLSGLLIGRASWAMVYFGLLTWGPSYLAQARGFDIKGIGAATFVIFICGALGSLTGGFLCDGLIRKGVSRGVAVKSLLAFSGLVALGAFLMLPTLTNPYAAVALLAMTAFFLMWGSLYWSFPALLAAPARVGLIGGVMNMAGSTGGIAVPILVGVILQAAGGFAPVLGFFAACSAVFVLATLFISLDEVRHD; this is encoded by the coding sequence ATGGCTCGATCCAGTGCTTCCCTGAGCCTGCCCGACGCAAGTGTCCAGACGCAGGCCGCTGCTCCCGCGCAAGCCAGTGCCAAAGCCAGCGGTGTACGCTGGAAGATCTTCGCGATCATCTTCGCTCTGACCATGGTCAACCTGATTGACCGGGTATCGCTGTCCATCGCCATGCCGACCATCGCCCACGAATTCTCCCTGTCGCCGAGCCTGCAAGGGCTGATCCTCAGCAGCTTTTTCTGGGCGTACGCGTTGTTGCAGATTCCCGGCGGTTGGCTGATCGATCGCTTCGGCCCGCATCGGGTCATCAGCTGGTCAACCGGGTTGTGGGGCACCTTTCAGGTATTGGCAGCGTTTGCTACCGGCGGCTTGTCGCTATTGTTTGCGCGGGTGGCGCTGGGCGCGGCGGAAGCGCCGTTGTTCCCCTCGGGCGGCAAGCTGATTTCTTTGTGGCTGGCCCCGAGCGAACGCAGTCGCGGCGCCGTGTTGATGGACAGCGGCAGTCCATTGGGCGTGGCGCTGGGCGGGTTGATCATTGCGTACCTGATCGCGTCGCTGGACTCCTGGCGCCTGGCCTTTGTGATCGCCGGGATTGCCACGTTGGTGCTGGCCTGGGTGGCGCGGCGTTACCTGCGCGATGACCCGGCCTGTCATCCGCAGGTCAATGAAGCGGAGCTGGAAAAAATCAATGTCGGACGTGCAACCCCTGCCGCCGAAGCGGCGCGGGTGCCGGTCAAGGGGCTGGGCATCGCCGCCCGTTCCCTGAGTGGTTTGCTGATCGGACGGGCCAGTTGGGCGATGGTGTATTTCGGTCTGCTGACCTGGGGGCCGAGCTATCTGGCCCAGGCTCGCGGCTTCGATATCAAGGGCATTGGCGCCGCGACGTTTGTGATCTTCATCTGCGGTGCGCTGGGTTCGTTGACCGGTGGTTTCCTGTGCGACGGTTTGATCCGCAAAGGTGTCAGCCGAGGTGTCGCGGTCAAAAGTCTGCTGGCGTTTTCCGGGCTGGTCGCTCTGGGTGCGTTCCTGATGCTGCCGACCCTGACCAATCCCTACGCGGCGGTGGCGTTGTTGGCCATGACCGCATTTTTCCTGATGTGGGGCAGTCTCTACTGGAGCTTCCCGGCGCTGCTGGCAGCCCCGGCGCGAGTCGGTTTGATCGGCGGCGTCATGAACATGGCCGGCAGCACCGGCGGCATCGCGGTGCCGATTCTGGTGGGGGTGATTCTGCAAGCGGCCGGTGGTTTTGCCCCGGTGCTCGGGTTCTTCGCGGCGTGTTCGGCAGTGTTTGTGCTGGCGACGTTGTTCATCAGCCTCGACGAGGTGCGTCATGACTGA
- a CDS encoding tripartite tricarboxylate transporter TctB family protein, with protein MSHSSDSPALVGTRWVELGLTLFTTLIGAVVMFGSVEQGIGWGDAGPEPGYFPFYIGLLLSAASVGNAVLTLVRWQAMSVAFVSRDAFRQVLSVFVPIALFVAAMPFTGIYVASACFIAWFMWRDKVRVKPYGKWMIGSVSLGAVLASYLIFALWFKVPLDAGPMGDWIALAGRNFK; from the coding sequence ATGTCCCATTCTTCGGATTCACCGGCACTGGTCGGCACCCGCTGGGTCGAACTCGGCCTGACGCTGTTCACCACCCTGATCGGCGCCGTGGTGATGTTCGGCAGTGTTGAACAAGGCATCGGCTGGGGTGATGCCGGCCCCGAGCCGGGTTACTTCCCCTTCTATATCGGCCTGTTGCTGAGCGCCGCGAGCGTGGGCAACGCCGTACTGACGCTGGTGCGCTGGCAGGCCATGAGCGTGGCTTTCGTCAGTCGCGACGCATTCCGGCAAGTGTTGTCGGTGTTCGTACCGATTGCGCTGTTCGTCGCCGCCATGCCGTTCACCGGCATCTACGTGGCCTCGGCGTGTTTCATCGCCTGGTTCATGTGGCGTGACAAGGTTCGCGTCAAGCCGTACGGCAAGTGGATGATTGGCAGCGTATCGCTCGGCGCGGTGCTCGCCAGTTACCTGATTTTCGCGTTGTGGTTCAAGGTGCCGCTGGATGCCGGCCCGATGGGCGACTGGATTGCCCTGGCCGGGAGAAACTTCAAATGA